Proteins found in one Ctenopharyngodon idella isolate HZGC_01 chromosome 16, HZGC01, whole genome shotgun sequence genomic segment:
- the rgl2 gene encoding ral guanine nucleotide dissociation stimulator-like 2 isoform X5, with protein sequence MKTTWYCPLDLSTVSEMKEDGIIYTVVVKQGHDSPTVPRSTASRSQHVKAGTEEKLVLHLLHSFSMGDSSFISIFLSTYRTFTSTQRVLDILIDRLGNPPGESKSNTHQMFNKAVCTVFSTWLSDYPEDFRSLSDPSCLLRIAPLLPTDTSGAEIKGRLLRIAEELSEKTLLSGSLSDPTKGVTSPPDPSEFDATSILGFPSSVIAEQLTRIETDLFLKLVPYHCLGSLWSQRDKKGQEGACWSVRATIKQFNRLTNAVTASCLWNTGLKSQQRARLLEKWISVAEACRTRKNFSSLYAILSALQSNPIHRLRKTWQETDREAVGRYKELSDIFSEKDNYSQSRELLKEEGTSKFANHDTKINNRRFTGSCAQGTVPYLGIFLRDLTMLDTAVKDRLENGFINFDKRRREFEVIAQIRLLQSSCKNSIFRTDETFVQWYHSVPTLREEESYKLSNRIEAPGEPSPGRGLNPTVIITQCPDSLSAVANTTMDADGIFDFPSPVNHLLSKLCKHVKSPSVSCLDVESSPPPNDATPSVLTTPTTAVKSHRRSVSCGNNPTNKKPEAGPDMRIVRIRMDLHDGNLYRSILVTSNDKTPTVISSALEKHNQNTQEASKYELIQLLPEGKELIIPPTGNAFYAMSSASVDFLLRRRGGNTPTGSPSLGNETSATFPRIRAKGRQLVRTLF encoded by the exons ATGAAGACCACATGGTACTGTCCACTCGACCTG TCCACTGTGTCTGAAATGAAGGAAGACGGTATCATCTACACTGTGGTGGTGAAACAAGGGCACGATTCCCCCACCGTCCCACGG TCCACAGCATCCCGTTCTCAGCACGTCAAAGCAGGGACAGAGGAAAAGCTGGTCCTCCATCTTCTTCATTCCTTCTCCATGGGTGACTCCTCCTTCATCTCCATCTTCCTCTCCACCTATCGCACCTTCACCTCCACACAGAGAGTGCTGGACATCCTGATTGACAG GTTGGGAAATCCACCTGGTGAGAGCAAAAGTAACACTCATCAGATGTTCAATAA GGCGGTGTGTACGGTGTTCAGCACATGGCTGAGTGACTATCCTGAGGATTTCCGCTCTCTGAGCGATCCCTCCTGCCTGCTGCGGATTGCCCCCCTGCTTCCAACAGACACCTCAGGGGCGGAAATCAAAGGCAGACTGCTGAGGATCGCTGAGGAGCTGAGTGAGAAAACACTGCTGTCTGGCTCACTCTCAG ATCCTACCAAAGGCGTGACATCTCCTCCTGATCCCTCGGAGTTTGATGCCACCAGCATCCTGGGGTTTCCATCCAGTGTGATCGCAGAACAGCTGACCAGGATTGAGACA GATCTATTTTTGAAACTGGTGCCCTATCACTGTCTGGGGTCTCTATGGTCTCAGAGAGATAAGAAGGGCCAGGAAGGAGCGTGCTGGTCGGTCAGAGCCACTATCAAGCAGTTTAATCGCTTAACTAACGCCGTCACAGCCTCGTGTTTGTGGAACACGGGTCTGAAGAGCCAACAGAGGGCAAGACTGCTGGAGAAATGGATCAGTGTTGCAGAA GCCTGCAGAACCAGGAAAAACTTCTCCTCACTGTACGCCATTCTATCAGCATTGCAGAGTAACCCAATCCACAGACTGAGAAAGACCTGGCAGGAGACAGACAG GGAAGCTGTGGGGAGATACAAGGAACTTTCTGACATCTTCTCAGAGAAAGACAACTACTCCCAGAGCCGTGAGCTACTCAAAGAG GAGGGGACTTCCAAATTTGCAAACCATGACACTAAAATCAACAACAGGAGATTTACAGGG TCGTGCGCTCAGGGCACTGTGCCATACCTGGGCATCTTCCTCAGAGATCTCACCATGCTGGACACTGCAGTCAAAGACAGATTGGAG AATGGCTTCATTAACTTCGACAAAAGACGACGG GAGTTTGAAGTCATTGCTCAAATTCGCCTCCTTCAGTCCTCatgtaaaaacagcattttcagAACGGATGAGACGTTTGTTCAGTGGTATCACAGCGTACCCACTCTACGTGAAGAGGAAAG ctacAAGCTGTCCAATCGGATTGAAGCACCGGGCGAGCCGAGTCCTGGCCGTGGCCTGAACCCTACAGTGATAATCACACAGTGTCCAGA CTCTCTGTCAGCTGTGGCAAATACAACAATGGATGCTGATGGCATATTTGACTTCCCGTCTCCCGTCAATCACCTGCTCTCCAAGCTTTGCAAG CATGTGAAATCCCCATCTGTTTCCTGTCTGGATGTTGAATCGTCACCACCGCCCAATGATGCCACGCCCTCTGTCCTGACCACACCCACTACAGCTGTCAAATCACATCGCCGGTCTGTCTCCTGTGGCAACAATCCCACCAACAAAAAACCAGAGGCGGGGCCTGATATGAGAATCGTCAGGATACGGATGGATTTACACGACGGCAACTTATACAGAAGCATTCTG GTCACTAGTAATGATAAAACACCCACTGTAATCAGTTCTGCATTAGAGAAGCACAACCAGAACACTCAAGAAGCCTCCAAATACGAGCTGATCCAACTGCTGCCGGAGGGGAAAG AGTTAATAATACCTCCCACAGGAAACGCCTTCTATGCCATGTCTTCAGCTAGCGTGGACTTCCTGTTAAGGAGAAGAGGAGGAAACACACCAACAGGGTCTCCGTCTCTTGGCAACGAAACCAGCGCAACCTTCCCACGAATCAGAGCCAAGGGCAGACAACTAGTCCGGACActattttaa
- the rgl2 gene encoding ral guanine nucleotide dissociation stimulator-like 2 isoform X2, with protein sequence MFVRGCTVQYEVFCELGTIMLPRSMKTSGVELPGVGPREVPLIGYRPLQPEVDGPPDQLWKENENREADHTQSTVSEMKEDGIIYTVVVKQGHDSPTVPRSTASRSQHVKAGTEEKLVLHLLHSFSMGDSSFISIFLSTYRTFTSTQRVLDILIDRLGNPPGESKSNTHQMFNKAVCTVFSTWLSDYPEDFRSLSDPSCLLRIAPLLPTDTSGAEIKGRLLRIAEELSEKTLLSGSLSDPTKGVTSPPDPSEFDATSILGFPSSVIAEQLTRIETDLFLKLVPYHCLGSLWSQRDKKGQEGACWSVRATIKQFNRLTNAVTASCLWNTGLKSQQRARLLEKWISVAEACRTRKNFSSLYAILSALQSNPIHRLRKTWQETDREAVGRYKELSDIFSEKDNYSQSRELLKEEGTSKFANHDTKINNRRFTGSCAQGTVPYLGIFLRDLTMLDTAVKDRLENGFINFDKRRREFEVIAQIRLLQSSCKNSIFRTDETFVQWYHSVPTLREEESYKLSNRIEAPGEPSPGRGLNPTVIITQCPDSLSAVANTTMDADGIFDFPSPVNHLLSKLCKHVKSPSVSCLDVESSPPPNDATPSVLTTPTTAVKSHRRSVSCGNNPTNKKPEAGPDMRIVRIRMDLHDGNLYRSILVTSNDKTPTVISSALEKHNQNTQEASKYELIQLLPEGKELIIPPTGNAFYAMSSASVDFLLRRRGGNTPTGSPSLGNETSATFPRIRAKGRQLVRTLF encoded by the exons TCCACTGTGTCTGAAATGAAGGAAGACGGTATCATCTACACTGTGGTGGTGAAACAAGGGCACGATTCCCCCACCGTCCCACGG TCCACAGCATCCCGTTCTCAGCACGTCAAAGCAGGGACAGAGGAAAAGCTGGTCCTCCATCTTCTTCATTCCTTCTCCATGGGTGACTCCTCCTTCATCTCCATCTTCCTCTCCACCTATCGCACCTTCACCTCCACACAGAGAGTGCTGGACATCCTGATTGACAG GTTGGGAAATCCACCTGGTGAGAGCAAAAGTAACACTCATCAGATGTTCAATAA GGCGGTGTGTACGGTGTTCAGCACATGGCTGAGTGACTATCCTGAGGATTTCCGCTCTCTGAGCGATCCCTCCTGCCTGCTGCGGATTGCCCCCCTGCTTCCAACAGACACCTCAGGGGCGGAAATCAAAGGCAGACTGCTGAGGATCGCTGAGGAGCTGAGTGAGAAAACACTGCTGTCTGGCTCACTCTCAG ATCCTACCAAAGGCGTGACATCTCCTCCTGATCCCTCGGAGTTTGATGCCACCAGCATCCTGGGGTTTCCATCCAGTGTGATCGCAGAACAGCTGACCAGGATTGAGACA GATCTATTTTTGAAACTGGTGCCCTATCACTGTCTGGGGTCTCTATGGTCTCAGAGAGATAAGAAGGGCCAGGAAGGAGCGTGCTGGTCGGTCAGAGCCACTATCAAGCAGTTTAATCGCTTAACTAACGCCGTCACAGCCTCGTGTTTGTGGAACACGGGTCTGAAGAGCCAACAGAGGGCAAGACTGCTGGAGAAATGGATCAGTGTTGCAGAA GCCTGCAGAACCAGGAAAAACTTCTCCTCACTGTACGCCATTCTATCAGCATTGCAGAGTAACCCAATCCACAGACTGAGAAAGACCTGGCAGGAGACAGACAG GGAAGCTGTGGGGAGATACAAGGAACTTTCTGACATCTTCTCAGAGAAAGACAACTACTCCCAGAGCCGTGAGCTACTCAAAGAG GAGGGGACTTCCAAATTTGCAAACCATGACACTAAAATCAACAACAGGAGATTTACAGGG TCGTGCGCTCAGGGCACTGTGCCATACCTGGGCATCTTCCTCAGAGATCTCACCATGCTGGACACTGCAGTCAAAGACAGATTGGAG AATGGCTTCATTAACTTCGACAAAAGACGACGG GAGTTTGAAGTCATTGCTCAAATTCGCCTCCTTCAGTCCTCatgtaaaaacagcattttcagAACGGATGAGACGTTTGTTCAGTGGTATCACAGCGTACCCACTCTACGTGAAGAGGAAAG ctacAAGCTGTCCAATCGGATTGAAGCACCGGGCGAGCCGAGTCCTGGCCGTGGCCTGAACCCTACAGTGATAATCACACAGTGTCCAGA CTCTCTGTCAGCTGTGGCAAATACAACAATGGATGCTGATGGCATATTTGACTTCCCGTCTCCCGTCAATCACCTGCTCTCCAAGCTTTGCAAG CATGTGAAATCCCCATCTGTTTCCTGTCTGGATGTTGAATCGTCACCACCGCCCAATGATGCCACGCCCTCTGTCCTGACCACACCCACTACAGCTGTCAAATCACATCGCCGGTCTGTCTCCTGTGGCAACAATCCCACCAACAAAAAACCAGAGGCGGGGCCTGATATGAGAATCGTCAGGATACGGATGGATTTACACGACGGCAACTTATACAGAAGCATTCTG GTCACTAGTAATGATAAAACACCCACTGTAATCAGTTCTGCATTAGAGAAGCACAACCAGAACACTCAAGAAGCCTCCAAATACGAGCTGATCCAACTGCTGCCGGAGGGGAAAG AGTTAATAATACCTCCCACAGGAAACGCCTTCTATGCCATGTCTTCAGCTAGCGTGGACTTCCTGTTAAGGAGAAGAGGAGGAAACACACCAACAGGGTCTCCGTCTCTTGGCAACGAAACCAGCGCAACCTTCCCACGAATCAGAGCCAAGGGCAGACAACTAGTCCGGACActattttaa
- the rgl2 gene encoding ral guanine nucleotide dissociation stimulator-like 2 isoform X1: MFVRGCTVQYEVFCELGTIMLPRSMKTSGVELPGVGPREVPLIGYRPLQPEVDGPPDQLWKENENREADHTQGDPSPMKTTWYCPLDLSTVSEMKEDGIIYTVVVKQGHDSPTVPRSTASRSQHVKAGTEEKLVLHLLHSFSMGDSSFISIFLSTYRTFTSTQRVLDILIDRLGNPPGESKSNTHQMFNKAVCTVFSTWLSDYPEDFRSLSDPSCLLRIAPLLPTDTSGAEIKGRLLRIAEELSEKTLLSGSLSDPTKGVTSPPDPSEFDATSILGFPSSVIAEQLTRIETDLFLKLVPYHCLGSLWSQRDKKGQEGACWSVRATIKQFNRLTNAVTASCLWNTGLKSQQRARLLEKWISVAEACRTRKNFSSLYAILSALQSNPIHRLRKTWQETDREAVGRYKELSDIFSEKDNYSQSRELLKEEGTSKFANHDTKINNRRFTGSCAQGTVPYLGIFLRDLTMLDTAVKDRLENGFINFDKRRREFEVIAQIRLLQSSCKNSIFRTDETFVQWYHSVPTLREEESYKLSNRIEAPGEPSPGRGLNPTVIITQCPDSLSAVANTTMDADGIFDFPSPVNHLLSKLCKHVKSPSVSCLDVESSPPPNDATPSVLTTPTTAVKSHRRSVSCGNNPTNKKPEAGPDMRIVRIRMDLHDGNLYRSILVTSNDKTPTVISSALEKHNQNTQEASKYELIQLLPEGKELIIPPTGNAFYAMSSASVDFLLRRRGGNTPTGSPSLGNETSATFPRIRAKGRQLVRTLF, encoded by the exons GGGGATCCATCCCCAATGAAGACCACATGGTACTGTCCACTCGACCTG TCCACTGTGTCTGAAATGAAGGAAGACGGTATCATCTACACTGTGGTGGTGAAACAAGGGCACGATTCCCCCACCGTCCCACGG TCCACAGCATCCCGTTCTCAGCACGTCAAAGCAGGGACAGAGGAAAAGCTGGTCCTCCATCTTCTTCATTCCTTCTCCATGGGTGACTCCTCCTTCATCTCCATCTTCCTCTCCACCTATCGCACCTTCACCTCCACACAGAGAGTGCTGGACATCCTGATTGACAG GTTGGGAAATCCACCTGGTGAGAGCAAAAGTAACACTCATCAGATGTTCAATAA GGCGGTGTGTACGGTGTTCAGCACATGGCTGAGTGACTATCCTGAGGATTTCCGCTCTCTGAGCGATCCCTCCTGCCTGCTGCGGATTGCCCCCCTGCTTCCAACAGACACCTCAGGGGCGGAAATCAAAGGCAGACTGCTGAGGATCGCTGAGGAGCTGAGTGAGAAAACACTGCTGTCTGGCTCACTCTCAG ATCCTACCAAAGGCGTGACATCTCCTCCTGATCCCTCGGAGTTTGATGCCACCAGCATCCTGGGGTTTCCATCCAGTGTGATCGCAGAACAGCTGACCAGGATTGAGACA GATCTATTTTTGAAACTGGTGCCCTATCACTGTCTGGGGTCTCTATGGTCTCAGAGAGATAAGAAGGGCCAGGAAGGAGCGTGCTGGTCGGTCAGAGCCACTATCAAGCAGTTTAATCGCTTAACTAACGCCGTCACAGCCTCGTGTTTGTGGAACACGGGTCTGAAGAGCCAACAGAGGGCAAGACTGCTGGAGAAATGGATCAGTGTTGCAGAA GCCTGCAGAACCAGGAAAAACTTCTCCTCACTGTACGCCATTCTATCAGCATTGCAGAGTAACCCAATCCACAGACTGAGAAAGACCTGGCAGGAGACAGACAG GGAAGCTGTGGGGAGATACAAGGAACTTTCTGACATCTTCTCAGAGAAAGACAACTACTCCCAGAGCCGTGAGCTACTCAAAGAG GAGGGGACTTCCAAATTTGCAAACCATGACACTAAAATCAACAACAGGAGATTTACAGGG TCGTGCGCTCAGGGCACTGTGCCATACCTGGGCATCTTCCTCAGAGATCTCACCATGCTGGACACTGCAGTCAAAGACAGATTGGAG AATGGCTTCATTAACTTCGACAAAAGACGACGG GAGTTTGAAGTCATTGCTCAAATTCGCCTCCTTCAGTCCTCatgtaaaaacagcattttcagAACGGATGAGACGTTTGTTCAGTGGTATCACAGCGTACCCACTCTACGTGAAGAGGAAAG ctacAAGCTGTCCAATCGGATTGAAGCACCGGGCGAGCCGAGTCCTGGCCGTGGCCTGAACCCTACAGTGATAATCACACAGTGTCCAGA CTCTCTGTCAGCTGTGGCAAATACAACAATGGATGCTGATGGCATATTTGACTTCCCGTCTCCCGTCAATCACCTGCTCTCCAAGCTTTGCAAG CATGTGAAATCCCCATCTGTTTCCTGTCTGGATGTTGAATCGTCACCACCGCCCAATGATGCCACGCCCTCTGTCCTGACCACACCCACTACAGCTGTCAAATCACATCGCCGGTCTGTCTCCTGTGGCAACAATCCCACCAACAAAAAACCAGAGGCGGGGCCTGATATGAGAATCGTCAGGATACGGATGGATTTACACGACGGCAACTTATACAGAAGCATTCTG GTCACTAGTAATGATAAAACACCCACTGTAATCAGTTCTGCATTAGAGAAGCACAACCAGAACACTCAAGAAGCCTCCAAATACGAGCTGATCCAACTGCTGCCGGAGGGGAAAG AGTTAATAATACCTCCCACAGGAAACGCCTTCTATGCCATGTCTTCAGCTAGCGTGGACTTCCTGTTAAGGAGAAGAGGAGGAAACACACCAACAGGGTCTCCGTCTCTTGGCAACGAAACCAGCGCAACCTTCCCACGAATCAGAGCCAAGGGCAGACAACTAGTCCGGACActattttaa
- the rgl2 gene encoding ral guanine nucleotide dissociation stimulator-like 2 isoform X3 codes for MLPRSMKTSGVELPGVGPREVPLIGYRPLQPEVDGPPDQLWKENENREADHTQGDPSPMKTTWYCPLDLSTVSEMKEDGIIYTVVVKQGHDSPTVPRSTASRSQHVKAGTEEKLVLHLLHSFSMGDSSFISIFLSTYRTFTSTQRVLDILIDRLGNPPGESKSNTHQMFNKAVCTVFSTWLSDYPEDFRSLSDPSCLLRIAPLLPTDTSGAEIKGRLLRIAEELSEKTLLSGSLSDPTKGVTSPPDPSEFDATSILGFPSSVIAEQLTRIETDLFLKLVPYHCLGSLWSQRDKKGQEGACWSVRATIKQFNRLTNAVTASCLWNTGLKSQQRARLLEKWISVAEACRTRKNFSSLYAILSALQSNPIHRLRKTWQETDREAVGRYKELSDIFSEKDNYSQSRELLKEEGTSKFANHDTKINNRRFTGSCAQGTVPYLGIFLRDLTMLDTAVKDRLENGFINFDKRRREFEVIAQIRLLQSSCKNSIFRTDETFVQWYHSVPTLREEESYKLSNRIEAPGEPSPGRGLNPTVIITQCPDSLSAVANTTMDADGIFDFPSPVNHLLSKLCKHVKSPSVSCLDVESSPPPNDATPSVLTTPTTAVKSHRRSVSCGNNPTNKKPEAGPDMRIVRIRMDLHDGNLYRSILVTSNDKTPTVISSALEKHNQNTQEASKYELIQLLPEGKELIIPPTGNAFYAMSSASVDFLLRRRGGNTPTGSPSLGNETSATFPRIRAKGRQLVRTLF; via the exons GGGGATCCATCCCCAATGAAGACCACATGGTACTGTCCACTCGACCTG TCCACTGTGTCTGAAATGAAGGAAGACGGTATCATCTACACTGTGGTGGTGAAACAAGGGCACGATTCCCCCACCGTCCCACGG TCCACAGCATCCCGTTCTCAGCACGTCAAAGCAGGGACAGAGGAAAAGCTGGTCCTCCATCTTCTTCATTCCTTCTCCATGGGTGACTCCTCCTTCATCTCCATCTTCCTCTCCACCTATCGCACCTTCACCTCCACACAGAGAGTGCTGGACATCCTGATTGACAG GTTGGGAAATCCACCTGGTGAGAGCAAAAGTAACACTCATCAGATGTTCAATAA GGCGGTGTGTACGGTGTTCAGCACATGGCTGAGTGACTATCCTGAGGATTTCCGCTCTCTGAGCGATCCCTCCTGCCTGCTGCGGATTGCCCCCCTGCTTCCAACAGACACCTCAGGGGCGGAAATCAAAGGCAGACTGCTGAGGATCGCTGAGGAGCTGAGTGAGAAAACACTGCTGTCTGGCTCACTCTCAG ATCCTACCAAAGGCGTGACATCTCCTCCTGATCCCTCGGAGTTTGATGCCACCAGCATCCTGGGGTTTCCATCCAGTGTGATCGCAGAACAGCTGACCAGGATTGAGACA GATCTATTTTTGAAACTGGTGCCCTATCACTGTCTGGGGTCTCTATGGTCTCAGAGAGATAAGAAGGGCCAGGAAGGAGCGTGCTGGTCGGTCAGAGCCACTATCAAGCAGTTTAATCGCTTAACTAACGCCGTCACAGCCTCGTGTTTGTGGAACACGGGTCTGAAGAGCCAACAGAGGGCAAGACTGCTGGAGAAATGGATCAGTGTTGCAGAA GCCTGCAGAACCAGGAAAAACTTCTCCTCACTGTACGCCATTCTATCAGCATTGCAGAGTAACCCAATCCACAGACTGAGAAAGACCTGGCAGGAGACAGACAG GGAAGCTGTGGGGAGATACAAGGAACTTTCTGACATCTTCTCAGAGAAAGACAACTACTCCCAGAGCCGTGAGCTACTCAAAGAG GAGGGGACTTCCAAATTTGCAAACCATGACACTAAAATCAACAACAGGAGATTTACAGGG TCGTGCGCTCAGGGCACTGTGCCATACCTGGGCATCTTCCTCAGAGATCTCACCATGCTGGACACTGCAGTCAAAGACAGATTGGAG AATGGCTTCATTAACTTCGACAAAAGACGACGG GAGTTTGAAGTCATTGCTCAAATTCGCCTCCTTCAGTCCTCatgtaaaaacagcattttcagAACGGATGAGACGTTTGTTCAGTGGTATCACAGCGTACCCACTCTACGTGAAGAGGAAAG ctacAAGCTGTCCAATCGGATTGAAGCACCGGGCGAGCCGAGTCCTGGCCGTGGCCTGAACCCTACAGTGATAATCACACAGTGTCCAGA CTCTCTGTCAGCTGTGGCAAATACAACAATGGATGCTGATGGCATATTTGACTTCCCGTCTCCCGTCAATCACCTGCTCTCCAAGCTTTGCAAG CATGTGAAATCCCCATCTGTTTCCTGTCTGGATGTTGAATCGTCACCACCGCCCAATGATGCCACGCCCTCTGTCCTGACCACACCCACTACAGCTGTCAAATCACATCGCCGGTCTGTCTCCTGTGGCAACAATCCCACCAACAAAAAACCAGAGGCGGGGCCTGATATGAGAATCGTCAGGATACGGATGGATTTACACGACGGCAACTTATACAGAAGCATTCTG GTCACTAGTAATGATAAAACACCCACTGTAATCAGTTCTGCATTAGAGAAGCACAACCAGAACACTCAAGAAGCCTCCAAATACGAGCTGATCCAACTGCTGCCGGAGGGGAAAG AGTTAATAATACCTCCCACAGGAAACGCCTTCTATGCCATGTCTTCAGCTAGCGTGGACTTCCTGTTAAGGAGAAGAGGAGGAAACACACCAACAGGGTCTCCGTCTCTTGGCAACGAAACCAGCGCAACCTTCCCACGAATCAGAGCCAAGGGCAGACAACTAGTCCGGACActattttaa
- the rgl2 gene encoding ral guanine nucleotide dissociation stimulator-like 2 isoform X4, giving the protein MKRPEGDSVFRQTLRFSRKLANLCLSGLAELKGDPSPMKTTWYCPLDLSTVSEMKEDGIIYTVVVKQGHDSPTVPRSTASRSQHVKAGTEEKLVLHLLHSFSMGDSSFISIFLSTYRTFTSTQRVLDILIDRLGNPPGESKSNTHQMFNKAVCTVFSTWLSDYPEDFRSLSDPSCLLRIAPLLPTDTSGAEIKGRLLRIAEELSEKTLLSGSLSDPTKGVTSPPDPSEFDATSILGFPSSVIAEQLTRIETDLFLKLVPYHCLGSLWSQRDKKGQEGACWSVRATIKQFNRLTNAVTASCLWNTGLKSQQRARLLEKWISVAEACRTRKNFSSLYAILSALQSNPIHRLRKTWQETDREAVGRYKELSDIFSEKDNYSQSRELLKEEGTSKFANHDTKINNRRFTGSCAQGTVPYLGIFLRDLTMLDTAVKDRLENGFINFDKRRREFEVIAQIRLLQSSCKNSIFRTDETFVQWYHSVPTLREEESYKLSNRIEAPGEPSPGRGLNPTVIITQCPDSLSAVANTTMDADGIFDFPSPVNHLLSKLCKHVKSPSVSCLDVESSPPPNDATPSVLTTPTTAVKSHRRSVSCGNNPTNKKPEAGPDMRIVRIRMDLHDGNLYRSILVTSNDKTPTVISSALEKHNQNTQEASKYELIQLLPEGKELIIPPTGNAFYAMSSASVDFLLRRRGGNTPTGSPSLGNETSATFPRIRAKGRQLVRTLF; this is encoded by the exons ATGAAAAGGCCTGAAGGAGATTCAGTTTTCCGGCAAACTCTAAGGTTTTCCAGGAAGTTGGCAAATCTCTGCCTGTCTGGACTCGCTGAGTTGAAG GGGGATCCATCCCCAATGAAGACCACATGGTACTGTCCACTCGACCTG TCCACTGTGTCTGAAATGAAGGAAGACGGTATCATCTACACTGTGGTGGTGAAACAAGGGCACGATTCCCCCACCGTCCCACGG TCCACAGCATCCCGTTCTCAGCACGTCAAAGCAGGGACAGAGGAAAAGCTGGTCCTCCATCTTCTTCATTCCTTCTCCATGGGTGACTCCTCCTTCATCTCCATCTTCCTCTCCACCTATCGCACCTTCACCTCCACACAGAGAGTGCTGGACATCCTGATTGACAG GTTGGGAAATCCACCTGGTGAGAGCAAAAGTAACACTCATCAGATGTTCAATAA GGCGGTGTGTACGGTGTTCAGCACATGGCTGAGTGACTATCCTGAGGATTTCCGCTCTCTGAGCGATCCCTCCTGCCTGCTGCGGATTGCCCCCCTGCTTCCAACAGACACCTCAGGGGCGGAAATCAAAGGCAGACTGCTGAGGATCGCTGAGGAGCTGAGTGAGAAAACACTGCTGTCTGGCTCACTCTCAG ATCCTACCAAAGGCGTGACATCTCCTCCTGATCCCTCGGAGTTTGATGCCACCAGCATCCTGGGGTTTCCATCCAGTGTGATCGCAGAACAGCTGACCAGGATTGAGACA GATCTATTTTTGAAACTGGTGCCCTATCACTGTCTGGGGTCTCTATGGTCTCAGAGAGATAAGAAGGGCCAGGAAGGAGCGTGCTGGTCGGTCAGAGCCACTATCAAGCAGTTTAATCGCTTAACTAACGCCGTCACAGCCTCGTGTTTGTGGAACACGGGTCTGAAGAGCCAACAGAGGGCAAGACTGCTGGAGAAATGGATCAGTGTTGCAGAA GCCTGCAGAACCAGGAAAAACTTCTCCTCACTGTACGCCATTCTATCAGCATTGCAGAGTAACCCAATCCACAGACTGAGAAAGACCTGGCAGGAGACAGACAG GGAAGCTGTGGGGAGATACAAGGAACTTTCTGACATCTTCTCAGAGAAAGACAACTACTCCCAGAGCCGTGAGCTACTCAAAGAG GAGGGGACTTCCAAATTTGCAAACCATGACACTAAAATCAACAACAGGAGATTTACAGGG TCGTGCGCTCAGGGCACTGTGCCATACCTGGGCATCTTCCTCAGAGATCTCACCATGCTGGACACTGCAGTCAAAGACAGATTGGAG AATGGCTTCATTAACTTCGACAAAAGACGACGG GAGTTTGAAGTCATTGCTCAAATTCGCCTCCTTCAGTCCTCatgtaaaaacagcattttcagAACGGATGAGACGTTTGTTCAGTGGTATCACAGCGTACCCACTCTACGTGAAGAGGAAAG ctacAAGCTGTCCAATCGGATTGAAGCACCGGGCGAGCCGAGTCCTGGCCGTGGCCTGAACCCTACAGTGATAATCACACAGTGTCCAGA CTCTCTGTCAGCTGTGGCAAATACAACAATGGATGCTGATGGCATATTTGACTTCCCGTCTCCCGTCAATCACCTGCTCTCCAAGCTTTGCAAG CATGTGAAATCCCCATCTGTTTCCTGTCTGGATGTTGAATCGTCACCACCGCCCAATGATGCCACGCCCTCTGTCCTGACCACACCCACTACAGCTGTCAAATCACATCGCCGGTCTGTCTCCTGTGGCAACAATCCCACCAACAAAAAACCAGAGGCGGGGCCTGATATGAGAATCGTCAGGATACGGATGGATTTACACGACGGCAACTTATACAGAAGCATTCTG GTCACTAGTAATGATAAAACACCCACTGTAATCAGTTCTGCATTAGAGAAGCACAACCAGAACACTCAAGAAGCCTCCAAATACGAGCTGATCCAACTGCTGCCGGAGGGGAAAG AGTTAATAATACCTCCCACAGGAAACGCCTTCTATGCCATGTCTTCAGCTAGCGTGGACTTCCTGTTAAGGAGAAGAGGAGGAAACACACCAACAGGGTCTCCGTCTCTTGGCAACGAAACCAGCGCAACCTTCCCACGAATCAGAGCCAAGGGCAGACAACTAGTCCGGACActattttaa